One Megachile rotundata isolate GNS110a chromosome 5, iyMegRotu1, whole genome shotgun sequence genomic region harbors:
- the LOC100883153 gene encoding uncharacterized protein LOC100883153 isoform X12 yields the protein MSYAEHGPRIFLANRSNGGTPLIYGDYVLPKKRIEGRLKLYDSCSDIRAWSPNYVEHSRYFRELNENGSPVGKIIPFNVVIDNIIQLNSQTQNELQIVKKELEKYKSLQLSPKQEQQLRSLENKQEIKELLQNDNCTSQLKDAFLNISKSVPAINSNSYLSIHVPFRKHFQNKTKDKPILRIQPNEIHSYSATAVDPSLNNSSLVSTYQSIKSLITEGIINEYLNIFNLFTFNYEPNFSDINDKPAPWIEYIDVGVQVDIKPCNIEKIDNQIDKYLNKTSSLTPAISRASFTPKYSDQDTTITELDSSSIQTNNDKEQSFECDASCSESSQNIETECSFDSHQSTHKAIIIQKDSEIISLEYKLRARDDELEELRDANKELKISLSTQQENLKMIHDRFFKLYHQHNYEVESLKQQLHDYKHLIEQLQKDLNDKCKTCHLQSQEIEKLQLCNKDVAMLQSEKNCLLKKLQEMEQSIKNAKTYNLEKIKCISQQKDELEKQNYEQSCMITDQEEEITQLLDVIKETSITYEEQECDNRIVELNQKTNVDKEGKKILEYFSHFLIKLRSLTQQMKIYVETERPFIIKLIYSFYDILENIQSAINISQDITMRKQHISNLYNQHKEEYMKCAFNIKELPPGLLKIQNKINEFIGTILWQLLDEILHKERNTLHDKQINHAFEMYFKSCIDRVNNALHGAGDHHIQIVEEIEKQQKELQKKDTEIAQLKEEVAQHLARRGEGDCLHQRELENSIAIKEQLSKVTAELSNKNGIILKLKDQLQIFKNELSTHNKNRNALKKKNKNYNNIKDKKCLLLTVKNKIIKNLSQRLSEVNDVNVNMTSKLMEIERKLCDIKHENRKLQDQIMQADTIISNNNKTIINLKDNIEKNENIVLRNITEHQNVVKEKDYEIVKLRNENELSSAKLKDMENKLIKMNQTITSLTEQHDKINIIYMMQEDFAKLDKSEKKLKAELNSLKMQIVNDQNNNKKLNNNLDTLISENESLQKSIEYWKNENSELSIKLCNEVTDVKLKNQLYTLSNKILDRLSILKKQSTVGENLPTHHFNEQLQNKHTIYQDQLADNDANDVNKINYINRNLKSKSKDPEKEIKENEIEEIELQEQLNIENTEKYISSNDCITFEFESSKNNNKNIKHKAKSDKNGHYRNKNEIEKLLNEIEIKNCKIRNYTETIQHLTQENTDLRAILKTQAEEYQTKLVLMKKRYDSSLNAVNERHKESVEILQKQFEDNLKSERIFEPENWLQSLNMKELVELYERISVIINSNENLICTKNKNQFFCEKDVQKQFYTEIREIEERLHMTEKNMYEKTDRNNILKLIQDDSPEKQWPLTILSDMQNYPTLQTQDDKPSMEHNIKFPYCEEKSPVLENKYKKEKQAEKDSTFDQQRWNFINQCSAYHKLSNNYEYSRSIHTD from the exons ATGTCCTATGCAGAACATGGTCCTCGAATTTTTTTAGCCAACAGATCTAACGGCGGAACACCTCTAATATACGGTGATTATGTTTTGCCCAAAAAGCGAATAGAAGGTCGATTAAAACTATATGATTCTTGTTCAGATATTAGAGCTTGGAGTCCGAATTATGTAGAACATTCACGTTACTTTCGTGAACTTAACGAAAATGGTTCACCA GTGGGGAAAATCATACCATTCAATGTTGTGATTGATAacataattcaattaaattcacaaactcaGAATGAACTCCAAATAGTCAAAaaagaattagaaaaatataaaagccTTCAACTTTCTCCTAAAcaagaacaacaattacgaagTTTA GAAAATaaacaagaaataaaagaattgtTGCAAAATGATAATTGTACATCACAATTAAAAGATGCATTTCTTAATATTAGTAAATCAGTTCCTGCAATTAATTCAAATTCATATTTATCAATTCATGTACCCTTCagaaaacattttcaaaataaaactaAAGACAAACCAATTTTAAGAATTCAACCAAATGAGATACATTCTTATTCTGCGACTGCAGTTGATCCATCTTTAAATAATAGTAGTTTAGTATCAACATATCAAAGTATTAAATCACTTATTACTGAAGGTATAATAAACgaatatctaaatatttttaatttatttactttcaaTTATGAACCCAATTTTTCAGACATAAATGATAAACCAGCACCCTGGATAGAATATATCGACGTAGGTGTACAA GTGGATATAAAACCATGCAACATAGAAAAGATTGATAATCAGatagataaatatttaaataaaacttcaaGTTTAACACCT gCAATATCACGAGCATCATTTACACCTAAATACAGTGATCAAGATACCACTATAACGGAATTGGACAGCAGTAGTATACAAACAAATAATGACAAAGAACAAAGTTTTGAATGCGATGCATCTTGTAGTGAAAGTtcacaaaatattgaaacagaATGTAGTTTTGATTCACATCAAAGTACTCATAAAGCGATTATTATTCAAAAAGATTCAGAAATCATTTCTTTAGAATATAAATTACGT GCAAGAGATGATGAATTAGAAGAATTACGAGACGCAAACAAAGAATTGAAAATATCACTAAGTACTCAACAAGAGAATCTTAAA ATGATACATGACAGATTCTTCAAATTGTACCATCAACATAATTATGAAGTAGAAAGTTTAAAGCAACAG CTTCATGATTACAAACATTTAATAGAGCAACTACAAAAAGATTTAAATGATAAATGTAAAACTTGCCATTTACAATctcaagaaattgaaaaacttcaaTTATGCAACAAAGATGTAGCAATGCTACAATCAGAGAAAAATTGCCTTTTA AAAAAATTACAAGAAATGGAACAATCTATTAAAAACGCTAAAACTTATaatttggaaaaaataaaatgtatctcACAACAGAAAGATGAACTTGAAAAACAAAATTATGAACAAAGTTGTATGATAACAGATCAAGAAGAAGaaataactcaattattagATGTGATTAAAGAAACGTCTATTACATATGAAGAACag GAATGTGACAACCGTATTGTAGAATTAAACCAAAAAACTAATGTTGATAAAGAAGGAAAAAAGATCCTCGaatatttttcacatttccTGATTAAACTGCGTTCACTTACTcaacaaatgaaaatatatgtagagACTGAACGTCCATTCATAATTAAACTGATTTACAGTTTTTACGACATTCTCGAAAATATTCAATCAGCTATTAATATTTCTCAGg ATATTACAATGAGGAAGCAACATATCTCTAACTTATATAATCAACATAAAGAAGAATATATgaagtgcgctttcaatattaAAGAGTTACCTCCTGGTTTATTGAAGatacaaaacaaaataaatgaatttattggaACCATTTTATGGCAATTGTTAGATGAAATATTACATAAAGAAAGAAACACTTTGCACGATAAACAAATTAATCATGCATTTGAAATGTACTTCAAATCTTGTATTGATAGAGTTAATAATGCTCTTCAcg GTGCTGGAGATCATCATATTCAAATAgttgaagaaattgaaaaacagCAAAAAGAGTTACAAAAAAAAGATACAGAAATAGCTCAGTTAAAAGAGGAAGTGGCACAGCATTTAGCAAGGAGAGGAGAAGGCGATTGCTTGCATCAAAGGGAATTAGAAAATAGTATTGCAATTAAAGAACAATTATCAAAAGTGACTGCAGAGCTTAGTAATAAAAAtggaattatattaaaattgaaagaccagcttcaaatatttaaaaatgaattatccaCACACAATAAAAACCGTAATGCattgaagaaaaaaaataagaattacaacaatattaaagataaaaaatgtttattgttAACAGTGAAGAataagataattaaaaatttatcccAGCGATTATCCGAAGTAAATGATGTAAATGTTAATATGACGAGCAAACTCATGGAAATAGAAagaaa ATTATGTGACATAAAGCACGAAAACCGCAAACTACAAGACCAAATTATGCAGGCAGATACGattatttcaaataacaataaaactataattaatttaaaagataacattgagaaaaatgaaaatattgtattGAGAAACATCACAGAACATCAAAACGTAGTAAAAGAAAAAGATTATGAAATTGTGAAACTgagaaatgaaaatgaattGTCAAGTGCAAAATTGAAAGATATGGAAAATAAATTGATCAAAAtgaatcaaacaattacatctTTAACAGAGCAACatgacaaaattaatatcaTATATATGATGCAAGAagattttgcaaaattagatAAAAGCGAGAAGAAATTAAAAGCTGAGCTTAACAGTCTAAAAATGCAAATTGTAAAtgatcaaaataataataaaaaacttaATAACAATTTGGATACGTTGATATCCGAAAATGAGAGCTTACAAAAATCTATTGAATATTGGAAAAATGAAAACTCcgaattatcaattaaactctgTAATGAAGTTACTGATGTAAAGTTGAAGAATCAATTATATACTCTTTCAAACAAAATACTCGACAGGTTATCAATTCTTAAAAAACAATCTACTGTAGGAGAAAATTTACCAACTCATCATTTTAATGAACAGTTGCAGAATAAGCACaca ATATATCAAGATCAACTGGCAGACAATGATGCTAatgatgttaataaaattaattatataaatagaaatttaaaatcaaaGTCTAAAGACCcggaaaaagaaataaaagaaaacgaGATAGAAGAAATTGAGTTACAAGAACAGCTGAATattgaaaatacagaaaaatatataaGCTCAAATGACTGTATAACATTTGAATTTGAATCTTcgaaaaacaataataaaaacataaagCACAAAGCAAAGTCTGACAAAAATGGgcattatagaaataaaaatgaaattgaaaaattattgaacgaaattgaaattaaaaattgtaaaataagaaattacacAGAAACTATACAACATTTAACGCAAGAAAATACAGATCTTCGTGCTATTCTTaaa acTCAAGCAGAAGAATATCAAACTAAATTGGTATTAATGAAGAAACGATATGACAGCAGTTTAAATGCAGTTAATGAAAGACATAAGGAAAgcgttgaaattttacaaaaacaatttgaagataatttaaaaagtgaaaGAATTTTTGAACCGGAAAATTGGTTACAA TCGCTGAATATGAAAGAATTAGTAGAACTTTACGAACGAATAAGCGTAATTATAAATagcaatgaaaatttaatatgcacaaaaaataaaaatcaatttttctgtGAGAAGGATGtacaaaaacaattttatacagaaaTTCGTGAAATAGAAGAAAGATTGCATATGACTGAAAAAAATATGTATGAAAAAACCGAtagaaacaatattttaaaattaatacaagaTGATTCACCTGAAAAACAATGGCCACTTACCATTTTAAGTGATATGCAAAATTATCCAACTTTACAAACACAAGACGACAAGCCTAGTATGGAGCACAATATtaa GTTTCCGTATTGTGAAGAGAAATCCCCAGTactagaaaataaatataaaaaagaaaaacaagcaGAAAAAGATAGTACT TTTGATCAGCAGAGatggaattttataaatcaatgCAGCGCATACCATAAATTAAGCAATAATTACGAATATTCTCGGTCTATTCATACAGattaa
- the LOC100883153 gene encoding uncharacterized protein LOC100883153 isoform X2, with the protein MSYAEHGPRIFLANRSNGGTPLIYGDYVLPKKRIEGRLKLYDSCSDIRAWSPNYVEHSRYFRELNENGSPVGKIIPFNVVIDNIIQLNSQTQNELQIVKKELEKYKSLQLSPKQEQQLRSLENKQEIKELLQNDNCTSQLKDAFLNISKSVPAINSNSYLSIHVPFRKHFQNKTKDKPILRIQPNEIHSYSATAVDPSLNNSSLVSTYQSIKSLITEGIINEYLNIFNLFTFNYEPNFSDINDKPAPWIEYIDVDIKPCNIEKIDNQIDKYLNKTSSLTPAISRASFTPKYSDQDTTITELDSSSIQTNNDKEQSFECDASCSESSQNIETECSFDSHQSTHKAIIIQKDSEIISLEYKLRARDDELEELRDANKELKISLSTQQENLKMIHDRFFKLYHQHNYEVESLKQQLHDYKHLIEQLQKDLNDKCKTCHLQSQEIEKLQLCNKDVAMLQSEKNCLLKKLQEMEQSIKNAKTYNLEKIKCISQQKDELEKQNYEQSCMITDQEEEITQLLDVIKETSITYEEQMKTKDMLENLKAEIHNKNIKISQYEKQLVSIKQEISDFFNNLKHALNNLEDLNGSCEDICNCANCDLDINEEANNVLLNINVIMTRFQSYKIESQNLLQQLQELKQCIENNKQQIHLNQSLENIICEDCYYESDLKLKNTSGKTNVIVLRIEQNKSSVNELEFEDDISTSITNHNCLDTTNNNFNFYKHETECDNRIVELNQKTNVDKEGKKILEYFSHFLIKLRSLTQQMKIYVETERPFIIKLIYSFYDILENIQSAINISQDITMRKQHISNLYNQHKEEYMKCAFNIKELPPGLLKIQNKINEFIGTILWQLLDEILHKERNTLHDKQINHAFEMYFKSCIDRVNNALHGAGDHHIQIVEEIEKQQKELQKKDTEIAQLKEEVAQHLARRGEGDCLHQRELENSIAIKEQLSKVTAELSNKNGIILKLKDQLQIFKNELSTHNKNRNALKKKNKNYNNIKDKKCLLLTVKNKIIKNLSQRLSEVNDVNVNMTSKLMEIERKLCDIKHENRKLQDQIMQADTIISNNNKTIINLKDNIEKNENIVLRNITEHQNVVKEKDYEIVKLRNENELSSAKLKDMENKLIKMNQTITSLTEQHDKINIIYMMQEDFAKLDKSEKKLKAELNSLKMQIVNDQNNNKKLNNNLDTLISENESLQKSIEYWKNENSELSIKLCNEVTDVKLKNQLYTLSNKILDRLSILKKQSTVGENLPTHHFNEQLQNKHTIYQDQLADNDANDVNKINYINRNLKSKSKDPEKEIKENEIEEIELQEQLNIENTEKYISSNDCITFEFESSKNNNKNIKHKAKSDKNGHYRNKNEIEKLLNEIEIKNCKIRNYTETIQHLTQENTDLRAILKTQAEEYQTKLVLMKKRYDSSLNAVNERHKESVEILQKQFEDNLKSERIFEPENWLQSLNMKELVELYERISVIINSNENLICTKNKNQFFCEKDVQKQFYTEIREIEERLHMTEKNMYEKTDRNNILKLIQDDSPEKQWPLTILSDMQNYPTLQTQDDKPSMEHNIKFPYCEEKSPVLENKYKKEKQAEKDSTFDQQRWNFINQCSAYHKLSNNYEYSRSIHTD; encoded by the exons ATGTCCTATGCAGAACATGGTCCTCGAATTTTTTTAGCCAACAGATCTAACGGCGGAACACCTCTAATATACGGTGATTATGTTTTGCCCAAAAAGCGAATAGAAGGTCGATTAAAACTATATGATTCTTGTTCAGATATTAGAGCTTGGAGTCCGAATTATGTAGAACATTCACGTTACTTTCGTGAACTTAACGAAAATGGTTCACCA GTGGGGAAAATCATACCATTCAATGTTGTGATTGATAacataattcaattaaattcacaaactcaGAATGAACTCCAAATAGTCAAAaaagaattagaaaaatataaaagccTTCAACTTTCTCCTAAAcaagaacaacaattacgaagTTTA GAAAATaaacaagaaataaaagaattgtTGCAAAATGATAATTGTACATCACAATTAAAAGATGCATTTCTTAATATTAGTAAATCAGTTCCTGCAATTAATTCAAATTCATATTTATCAATTCATGTACCCTTCagaaaacattttcaaaataaaactaAAGACAAACCAATTTTAAGAATTCAACCAAATGAGATACATTCTTATTCTGCGACTGCAGTTGATCCATCTTTAAATAATAGTAGTTTAGTATCAACATATCAAAGTATTAAATCACTTATTACTGAAGGTATAATAAACgaatatctaaatatttttaatttatttactttcaaTTATGAACCCAATTTTTCAGACATAAATGATAAACCAGCACCCTGGATAGAATATATCGAC GTGGATATAAAACCATGCAACATAGAAAAGATTGATAATCAGatagataaatatttaaataaaacttcaaGTTTAACACCT gCAATATCACGAGCATCATTTACACCTAAATACAGTGATCAAGATACCACTATAACGGAATTGGACAGCAGTAGTATACAAACAAATAATGACAAAGAACAAAGTTTTGAATGCGATGCATCTTGTAGTGAAAGTtcacaaaatattgaaacagaATGTAGTTTTGATTCACATCAAAGTACTCATAAAGCGATTATTATTCAAAAAGATTCAGAAATCATTTCTTTAGAATATAAATTACGT GCAAGAGATGATGAATTAGAAGAATTACGAGACGCAAACAAAGAATTGAAAATATCACTAAGTACTCAACAAGAGAATCTTAAA ATGATACATGACAGATTCTTCAAATTGTACCATCAACATAATTATGAAGTAGAAAGTTTAAAGCAACAG CTTCATGATTACAAACATTTAATAGAGCAACTACAAAAAGATTTAAATGATAAATGTAAAACTTGCCATTTACAATctcaagaaattgaaaaacttcaaTTATGCAACAAAGATGTAGCAATGCTACAATCAGAGAAAAATTGCCTTTTA AAAAAATTACAAGAAATGGAACAATCTATTAAAAACGCTAAAACTTATaatttggaaaaaataaaatgtatctcACAACAGAAAGATGAACTTGAAAAACAAAATTATGAACAAAGTTGTATGATAACAGATCAAGAAGAAGaaataactcaattattagATGTGATTAAAGAAACGTCTATTACATATGAAGAACag ATGAAGACAAAGGATATGTTAGAGAATTTAAAAGCTGAAATtcataataagaatattaaaatttctcaatatGAAAAGCAATTAGTTTCTATTAAACAAGAAATTAgtgatttctttaataatttgaaacacgCTTTAAACAATTTGGAAGATCTCAATGGTTCATGTGAAGATATTTGTAACTGTGCAAACTGTGATTTAGATATTAATGAAGAAGCCAACAATGTGTTActaaatataaatgttattatgacaagatttcaaagttataaaataGAAAGTCAGAATCTTTTACAACAACTACAAGAGTTAAAACAatgtatagaaaataataaacaacaaaTTCATCTGAACCAAagtttagaaaatataatttgtgaagactgttattatgaatctgatctaaaacttaaaaatacaa GCGGGAAGACTAATGTAATTGTGCTTCGTATTGAGCAAAATAAAAGCAGTGTAAATGaattagaatttgaagatgaTATTTCTACTTCTATTACAAATCACAATTGCTTAGATACAACAAACAACAATTTCAACTTTTATAAACATGaaact GAATGTGACAACCGTATTGTAGAATTAAACCAAAAAACTAATGTTGATAAAGAAGGAAAAAAGATCCTCGaatatttttcacatttccTGATTAAACTGCGTTCACTTACTcaacaaatgaaaatatatgtagagACTGAACGTCCATTCATAATTAAACTGATTTACAGTTTTTACGACATTCTCGAAAATATTCAATCAGCTATTAATATTTCTCAGg ATATTACAATGAGGAAGCAACATATCTCTAACTTATATAATCAACATAAAGAAGAATATATgaagtgcgctttcaatattaAAGAGTTACCTCCTGGTTTATTGAAGatacaaaacaaaataaatgaatttattggaACCATTTTATGGCAATTGTTAGATGAAATATTACATAAAGAAAGAAACACTTTGCACGATAAACAAATTAATCATGCATTTGAAATGTACTTCAAATCTTGTATTGATAGAGTTAATAATGCTCTTCAcg GTGCTGGAGATCATCATATTCAAATAgttgaagaaattgaaaaacagCAAAAAGAGTTACAAAAAAAAGATACAGAAATAGCTCAGTTAAAAGAGGAAGTGGCACAGCATTTAGCAAGGAGAGGAGAAGGCGATTGCTTGCATCAAAGGGAATTAGAAAATAGTATTGCAATTAAAGAACAATTATCAAAAGTGACTGCAGAGCTTAGTAATAAAAAtggaattatattaaaattgaaagaccagcttcaaatatttaaaaatgaattatccaCACACAATAAAAACCGTAATGCattgaagaaaaaaaataagaattacaacaatattaaagataaaaaatgtttattgttAACAGTGAAGAataagataattaaaaatttatcccAGCGATTATCCGAAGTAAATGATGTAAATGTTAATATGACGAGCAAACTCATGGAAATAGAAagaaa ATTATGTGACATAAAGCACGAAAACCGCAAACTACAAGACCAAATTATGCAGGCAGATACGattatttcaaataacaataaaactataattaatttaaaagataacattgagaaaaatgaaaatattgtattGAGAAACATCACAGAACATCAAAACGTAGTAAAAGAAAAAGATTATGAAATTGTGAAACTgagaaatgaaaatgaattGTCAAGTGCAAAATTGAAAGATATGGAAAATAAATTGATCAAAAtgaatcaaacaattacatctTTAACAGAGCAACatgacaaaattaatatcaTATATATGATGCAAGAagattttgcaaaattagatAAAAGCGAGAAGAAATTAAAAGCTGAGCTTAACAGTCTAAAAATGCAAATTGTAAAtgatcaaaataataataaaaaacttaATAACAATTTGGATACGTTGATATCCGAAAATGAGAGCTTACAAAAATCTATTGAATATTGGAAAAATGAAAACTCcgaattatcaattaaactctgTAATGAAGTTACTGATGTAAAGTTGAAGAATCAATTATATACTCTTTCAAACAAAATACTCGACAGGTTATCAATTCTTAAAAAACAATCTACTGTAGGAGAAAATTTACCAACTCATCATTTTAATGAACAGTTGCAGAATAAGCACaca ATATATCAAGATCAACTGGCAGACAATGATGCTAatgatgttaataaaattaattatataaatagaaatttaaaatcaaaGTCTAAAGACCcggaaaaagaaataaaagaaaacgaGATAGAAGAAATTGAGTTACAAGAACAGCTGAATattgaaaatacagaaaaatatataaGCTCAAATGACTGTATAACATTTGAATTTGAATCTTcgaaaaacaataataaaaacataaagCACAAAGCAAAGTCTGACAAAAATGGgcattatagaaataaaaatgaaattgaaaaattattgaacgaaattgaaattaaaaattgtaaaataagaaattacacAGAAACTATACAACATTTAACGCAAGAAAATACAGATCTTCGTGCTATTCTTaaa acTCAAGCAGAAGAATATCAAACTAAATTGGTATTAATGAAGAAACGATATGACAGCAGTTTAAATGCAGTTAATGAAAGACATAAGGAAAgcgttgaaattttacaaaaacaatttgaagataatttaaaaagtgaaaGAATTTTTGAACCGGAAAATTGGTTACAA TCGCTGAATATGAAAGAATTAGTAGAACTTTACGAACGAATAAGCGTAATTATAAATagcaatgaaaatttaatatgcacaaaaaataaaaatcaatttttctgtGAGAAGGATGtacaaaaacaattttatacagaaaTTCGTGAAATAGAAGAAAGATTGCATATGACTGAAAAAAATATGTATGAAAAAACCGAtagaaacaatattttaaaattaatacaagaTGATTCACCTGAAAAACAATGGCCACTTACCATTTTAAGTGATATGCAAAATTATCCAACTTTACAAACACAAGACGACAAGCCTAGTATGGAGCACAATATtaa GTTTCCGTATTGTGAAGAGAAATCCCCAGTactagaaaataaatataaaaaagaaaaacaagcaGAAAAAGATAGTACT TTTGATCAGCAGAGatggaattttataaatcaatgCAGCGCATACCATAAATTAAGCAATAATTACGAATATTCTCGGTCTATTCATACAGattaa